In Thalassospira sp. TSL5-1, the following are encoded in one genomic region:
- a CDS encoding ABC transporter permease, producing the protein MAWFQKSEVVIAGILVLAMILIGLVNPAFWSLDNMFSLLRSNVIIGIMALGVLLVMISGGIDVSFPAFAVAAMYLTIKGMLYFNYDGVVLPFVAAATMGALFGCLNAFFVYKFRMIPLIVTLGTGSMVRGFLLGVVGTSMININKMPDALIDFGKSDIINMVKPDGTTYGLTAMILVYVGLAIALHLVLRYTMIGRGVYALGGDQEAASRVGFNIRKITFFIYCVAGALAGFAGLLHSGMIWLANPRDFVGLELDVIAAVVLGGASIFGGRGSVLGTMLGVFMLVMVKNSLIIMKIDTTWQRVVVGVIIVIATAITAWRDRRANA; encoded by the coding sequence ATGGCCTGGTTTCAAAAATCAGAGGTGGTCATCGCGGGCATTCTTGTGCTTGCCATGATCCTGATCGGGCTGGTCAATCCTGCCTTCTGGAGCCTGGACAACATGTTCAGTCTTCTGCGCAGTAACGTGATTATCGGCATCATGGCGCTTGGCGTTCTGCTGGTGATGATTTCGGGCGGGATTGATGTGTCATTCCCGGCATTTGCCGTTGCCGCGATGTATTTGACCATCAAGGGCATGCTGTATTTCAATTATGACGGTGTTGTTCTTCCGTTTGTTGCTGCGGCAACAATGGGCGCACTGTTTGGCTGCCTGAATGCGTTTTTTGTTTATAAATTCCGCATGATCCCGCTGATCGTGACGTTGGGCACGGGCAGCATGGTGCGCGGGTTCCTGCTCGGTGTTGTTGGCACCAGCATGATCAACATTAACAAAATGCCTGATGCCCTGATCGATTTTGGCAAATCCGACATCATCAATATGGTCAAGCCCGATGGCACGACCTATGGCCTGACGGCGATGATTCTTGTTTATGTCGGGTTGGCGATCGCGCTGCATCTGGTGTTGCGTTATACCATGATCGGCCGTGGGGTTTATGCCCTGGGCGGGGATCAGGAAGCGGCAAGCCGTGTTGGTTTTAACATTCGCAAAATCACCTTCTTTATTTATTGCGTTGCCGGGGCATTGGCCGGTTTTGCCGGGCTGTTGCACAGTGGCATGATCTGGCTTGCCAACCCGCGCGATTTTGTCGGGCTGGAGCTTGACGTGATCGCAGCTGTGGTGCTGGGCGGTGCCTCCATCTTTGGCGGGCGCGGGTCGGTTTTGGGAACCATGCTGGGTGTGTTTATGCTGGTAATGGTGAAAAACAGCCTGATCATCATGAAAATCGACACGACATGGCAGCGCGTTGTTGTCGGTGTCATTATTGTTATCGCCACCGCCATTACGGCATGGCGCGACCGCCGTGCGAATGCGTGA
- the rbsK gene encoding ribokinase, whose amino-acid sequence MAGKIAIVGSNMVDLITYTDRMPLPGETIEAPRFEMGCGGKGANQAIAAARLGADVMMVTKVGDDIFADNTIRNFETSGIDTRFVERVPGASSGVAPIFVEPSGENCILIVKGANAQLSPADVDRAADALKECDLILMQLEVPLETVYHTVAFGAEHGIETLVNPAPAPADLDSTKIEKATFLVPNQTELATISGMPVNSLDDAEAAARSLIARGVKTVIVTLGGDGALLIDGDNDAVHVDPVSVKPVDTTGAGDAFIGSFARYYVETRNVKVALDMAVRYAADSITRPGTQKSYATVEEFEKFCGSL is encoded by the coding sequence ATGGCAGGCAAAATTGCCATTGTCGGAAGCAACATGGTTGATCTGATTACCTATACGGATCGCATGCCGTTGCCCGGCGAAACCATTGAAGCCCCGCGTTTTGAAATGGGCTGCGGCGGCAAGGGGGCCAATCAGGCCATTGCAGCAGCGCGCCTGGGGGCGGATGTGATGATGGTGACCAAAGTTGGCGACGATATTTTCGCTGATAATACCATCCGCAATTTTGAAACATCGGGCATTGATACACGGTTTGTCGAACGGGTTCCGGGCGCATCCAGTGGTGTTGCCCCGATTTTCGTCGAACCGTCAGGCGAAAACTGCATTTTGATCGTCAAGGGTGCAAATGCTCAGCTTTCACCGGCTGATGTGGACCGCGCCGCCGATGCCCTTAAGGAATGCGACCTGATTTTGATGCAGCTTGAGGTGCCGCTCGAAACGGTTTACCACACCGTTGCCTTTGGCGCGGAGCATGGCATTGAAACGCTTGTGAATCCTGCACCGGCACCGGCGGATCTCGATAGCACCAAGATCGAAAAGGCAACTTTCCTGGTTCCGAACCAGACAGAACTTGCCACCATTTCCGGCATGCCGGTCAATTCGCTTGATGATGCCGAAGCCGCCGCGAGAAGCCTTATCGCGCGTGGTGTTAAAACCGTGATTGTGACCCTGGGGGGTGACGGCGCGCTTTTGATTGATGGCGATAACGACGCCGTTCATGTGGATCCGGTTTCGGTCAAACCGGTGGATACGACCGGTGCGGGTGATGCCTTTATCGGCAGCTTTGCCCGTTATTATGTTGAAACCCGCAATGTTAAGGTCGCCCTCGACATGGCCGTGCGGTATGCAGCGGACAGCATTACACGTCCCGGCACCCAAAAATCCTATGCGACTGTCGAAGAATTTGAAAAATTCTGCGGCTCGCTTTGA
- a CDS encoding TRAP transporter small permease subunit yields MTEKRTSFMGRIDGAMTRVGRWLSWVSAALIVYMLVHIIVEIVLRAFFDTSTFVLEEFVGYALGAMIFLALAASHTEDRLIRVNILKNVLGPRGREIADAFANLAAMAACLLLFGALYNIFTRNLRFGITSSSFAETPLWIPQSLIIIGLGFYILRLAINVLRHAEKSLKA; encoded by the coding sequence ATGACCGAAAAGCGCACGTCTTTTATGGGGCGTATTGATGGTGCAATGACCCGGGTCGGGCGTTGGCTGTCCTGGGTTTCCGCAGCACTGATTGTTTATATGTTGGTTCATATAATTGTCGAAATTGTGCTTAGGGCTTTTTTTGACACCTCGACTTTCGTGTTGGAAGAATTTGTTGGGTATGCGTTGGGGGCGATGATTTTTCTCGCCCTTGCCGCAAGTCACACCGAGGACCGGCTTATTCGTGTGAACATTCTGAAAAATGTTCTTGGCCCTCGTGGCCGCGAAATCGCTGATGCGTTCGCCAACCTGGCGGCAATGGCCGCGTGTTTGCTGTTGTTTGGTGCGCTTTATAACATTTTTACCCGGAATTTGCGGTTCGGCATTACCAGTTCCAGTTTTGCCGAAACCCCGCTGTGGATACCGCAATCGCTGATTATTATCGGCCTTGGCTTTTATATTCTGCGTTTGGCGATCAATGTGCTGCGCCATGCTGAAAAATCACTAAAGGCTTAA
- a CDS encoding TRAP transporter large permease has protein sequence MDPLTSAAVILAAILLVLASGIWIYVGLILVAAGSLMFLGDMPLDRVMNIFGSIILRSAGSWELSAIPLFIWIGELILKTDISMRIFRGLAPIVGRLPGGLIHSNVFGCTLFSAICGSSAATTATVGRITITELANKNYRESLVLGSLAGSGSLGLLIPPSIVMIVYGVLAEVPIDRLFAAGILPGVFIALVFSAYVGIRCLISGDQNAPASPQYREVVTTAHSDERYTLWNSFQDLAPIMLIVGLVLGSIYTGLATPSEAAGIGMVCVLVLTAVTGALSWEVFQSSLMSTLHTSIMIFTVVIAASLISTALGYLHIPSELANFIVGSDMSAGEFILLTSVFFLFLGMILDGVSIIVMTLPILFSIVQGLGIDPIWFGIYLVIMVEVGQITPPVGFNLMIIHSISGVPISRMALYALPFCMLMCLCVAVFYFVPEIVMYLPNTLFN, from the coding sequence TTGGACCCGTTAACATCTGCTGCGGTTATACTTGCCGCCATCTTGCTGGTTCTTGCGTCAGGTATCTGGATTTATGTCGGCCTTATTCTGGTTGCGGCAGGATCGTTGATGTTTTTGGGCGATATGCCGCTTGACCGGGTCATGAATATTTTTGGCTCGATCATTCTGCGCAGTGCTGGTTCGTGGGAATTATCTGCCATTCCGTTGTTTATCTGGATTGGGGAACTTATCCTTAAAACCGATATTTCAATGCGCATTTTTCGGGGGCTCGCGCCTATCGTCGGGCGGCTGCCGGGGGGATTAATCCACTCAAACGTATTTGGCTGTACGTTGTTTTCGGCCATTTGCGGGTCGAGTGCGGCGACAACCGCGACTGTAGGCCGCATTACCATTACCGAGCTCGCCAACAAAAATTATCGCGAAAGTCTGGTTTTGGGGTCGCTTGCCGGGTCTGGCAGCCTGGGTCTTTTAATTCCGCCTTCTATTGTCATGATTGTTTATGGCGTGTTGGCCGAGGTGCCGATTGACCGTCTGTTTGCCGCGGGGATTTTGCCGGGTGTTTTTATAGCCTTGGTATTTTCGGCTTATGTTGGCATTCGCTGCCTGATCTCTGGCGATCAAAATGCCCCTGCATCACCGCAATACCGCGAAGTTGTTACCACAGCGCACAGCGATGAACGCTATACGCTATGGAACAGTTTCCAGGATCTGGCACCGATCATGCTGATTGTCGGTCTGGTGTTGGGTTCGATTTATACCGGGCTTGCAACACCATCAGAAGCGGCCGGTATCGGGATGGTCTGTGTGCTGGTGCTGACGGCTGTAACCGGTGCTTTGTCCTGGGAGGTTTTTCAATCCTCGCTGATGAGCACTCTTCACACCAGTATCATGATTTTTACGGTTGTGATTGCGGCATCTCTGATTTCAACGGCGCTGGGTTATCTGCACATCCCGTCCGAACTGGCCAATTTCATTGTTGGATCAGACATGTCGGCAGGTGAATTTATTCTGCTGACATCTGTCTTCTTTTTATTCCTGGGCATGATTCTGGATGGTGTTTCCATCATTGTCATGACCTTGCCGATCCTGTTCTCGATTGTTCAGGGGCTTGGCATCGACCCGATCTGGTTTGGTATTTACCTCGTCATCATGGTCGAGGTGGGGCAGATTACGCCGCCAGTTGGCTTTAACCTTATGATTATCCACTCAATTTCTGGTGTGCCGATTTCGCGCATGGCGCTTTATGCCCTGCCGTTTTGCATGCTGATGTGTCTGTGTGTGGCTGTTTTCTACTTCGTCCCGGAAATTGTCATGTACTTGCCAAATACACTCTTCAATTAA
- a CDS encoding aldose 1-epimerase family protein, translating to MSAPTKVNLRKAYFGEAEHVIASHDGLSASLFRYESGIEAVRLKNERGHLVILPYMGQMIWDAVFDGVDLTMQNMFSMPRPADVIVGTYGCFAFHSGLLTNGCPGPMDSHPLHGEMPCAPMDSAAIEFGSDEEGAFMALTGTREYVMGFGAHYIARPRVVLRPNSTVFDIQMNVENLSGAAMDLMYMCHVNFAFCEGGRIVQPAGFTPEDTIVRTEVPAHVPRNPDYDAFLETLAANPAAMETMSEPHRYDPEQVFYIRNAKTDADGNTAYMMRRVEGDAFHIAYNTGDFPKTVRWVMANQDQKVCAFALPSTCEPEGFNAEKAKGNVISLKSGESRGFSVRLGYMTRAESDTAEQAIRSL from the coding sequence ATGAGTGCGCCGACCAAGGTTAACCTGCGCAAGGCCTATTTTGGCGAAGCCGAACATGTGATCGCATCACATGATGGCCTATCGGCCAGCCTGTTTCGCTATGAAAGCGGGATCGAGGCGGTACGCCTGAAAAACGAACGCGGCCATCTGGTGATTCTGCCCTATATGGGGCAGATGATCTGGGATGCAGTGTTTGATGGCGTTGATTTGACCATGCAAAACATGTTCAGCATGCCGCGCCCGGCCGATGTTATTGTTGGCACCTATGGCTGTTTTGCCTTCCATTCGGGCTTGCTGACCAATGGGTGCCCCGGCCCGATGGACAGCCACCCGCTGCATGGCGAAATGCCCTGTGCGCCGATGGACAGTGCTGCCATTGAATTTGGTAGTGACGAAGAAGGGGCCTTTATGGCCCTTACCGGCACCCGCGAATATGTGATGGGCTTTGGTGCCCATTATATTGCCCGGCCCCGGGTGGTTTTGCGCCCCAATTCCACGGTTTTTGATATTCAGATGAATGTTGAAAACCTGTCGGGTGCAGCGATGGATTTGATGTATATGTGCCACGTCAATTTCGCCTTTTGCGAAGGCGGGCGCATTGTTCAACCGGCGGGTTTCACGCCGGAAGATACCATTGTCCGTACTGAAGTCCCGGCCCATGTGCCGCGCAACCCGGATTACGATGCGTTCCTGGAAACCCTGGCGGCAAACCCTGCCGCGATGGAAACCATGAGCGAACCGCACCGTTATGACCCCGAACAGGTGTTTTACATTCGCAACGCCAAAACCGATGCGGATGGCAATACGGCCTATATGATGCGCCGTGTGGAGGGTGATGCCTTCCATATTGCCTATAATACCGGGGATTTCCCCAAAACGGTACGCTGGGTGATGGCAAATCAGGACCAGAAGGTGTGTGCCTTTGCCCTGCCATCGACCTGCGAGCCCGAAGGATTTAATGCCGAAAAAGCCAAAGGTAATGTGATTTCACTTAAATCCGGTGAAAGTCGCGGTTTTTCGGTGCGTTTGGGCTATATGACGCGGGCCGAAAGTGACACGGCCGAACAGGCGATCCGTTCGCTGTAA
- a CDS encoding ABC transporter permease has protein sequence MKRAMDFRNLLNKDNNIVQLIMMTILIFVVMTALSPDKFLRYYNFESITYTFPELGLLSIAMMIAMLTGGIDLSVIGIANLSGIFAGVMFKKFATDAGVADTGFGIVLMGGVIALGTGLVAGALNGLLITKLKITPILATLGTGQIFTGLAIVMTGGPAIVGFPNAWAFIGNGKILGLATPFVLFIVLACLVAFMLRRTTFGINLMLIGTNPKAALFAGLKREKMVLMSYMLTGVMASIAGIILSGRTNAAKSDYGTSYLLQAVLIAVLGGTNPAGGRGTVLGVSIAVAALMLLSSGFQILRFSNHLIDFIWGVFLLLVIALNAYKNRTR, from the coding sequence ATGAAACGTGCAATGGACTTCCGCAACCTCCTGAACAAAGACAATAATATCGTTCAGTTGATCATGATGACGATCCTGATCTTTGTTGTCATGACCGCCCTTAGCCCGGACAAATTTCTGCGCTATTACAACTTTGAATCCATCACCTATACCTTCCCCGAACTGGGCCTTCTCTCGATTGCAATGATGATTGCGATGCTGACAGGCGGCATTGACCTGTCGGTGATCGGCATTGCCAACCTGTCGGGCATTTTTGCCGGGGTGATGTTCAAAAAATTCGCCACCGATGCCGGTGTTGCCGATACCGGCTTTGGCATTGTCCTGATGGGCGGGGTGATCGCCCTTGGCACCGGCCTTGTCGCCGGGGCGCTAAACGGGCTTTTGATTACCAAACTCAAAATTACGCCCATTCTGGCAACCCTCGGTACCGGACAAATTTTTACCGGTCTCGCCATTGTCATGACGGGTGGCCCGGCGATTGTCGGTTTCCCCAATGCCTGGGCCTTTATCGGCAATGGTAAAATTCTGGGTCTGGCAACGCCGTTTGTTCTGTTTATCGTGCTGGCCTGCCTGGTTGCCTTTATGCTGCGCCGGACCACATTTGGCATCAATCTGATGTTGATCGGCACCAACCCGAAGGCTGCTTTGTTTGCCGGTTTGAAACGGGAAAAAATGGTCCTGATGAGCTATATGCTGACAGGGGTTATGGCGTCGATTGCCGGGATCATCCTGTCGGGGCGGACCAACGCGGCAAAATCGGATTATGGAACATCCTATTTGTTGCAGGCGGTGTTGATTGCCGTTCTGGGCGGGACCAATCCGGCGGGTGGTCGTGGAACGGTGCTGGGTGTGTCCATCGCGGTTGCAGCGCTGATGCTGCTGTCCAGCGGTTTTCAGATCCTGCGTTTTTCCAACCACCTGATCGATTTTATCTGGGGCGTTTTCCTGTTGCTGGTGATTGCGCTTAACGCCTATAAAAATCGCACACGTTAA
- a CDS encoding HpcH/HpaI aldolase/citrate lyase family protein yields the protein MNVSKYGFWMSSPSFAAAEMARLAGYEFVILDIEHGSFDLQDLERLIPFLKAIGFEVLAKVLGPERGPIQQALDFGADAVVIPHILSKAHAEEICAFAKFPPLGDRSFAGGRTSSYTGFTDEWVATQDSKTRCYPMIEDHGAIEEIEGILSLPTVDGVFVGPSDLSLRRDRGAYARKPGDFEDLAKVAAAAKASGKVWALPAWSPEEKAFAHENGAAYSVLIMEHGALFHGLKTAMNDMNEIAKK from the coding sequence ATGAACGTTTCCAAATACGGTTTCTGGATGTCCTCGCCCAGTTTCGCGGCCGCCGAAATGGCCCGTCTCGCCGGGTATGAGTTTGTTATTCTTGATATTGAACATGGTTCGTTCGATTTGCAGGACCTTGAACGTTTGATTCCGTTTTTGAAAGCCATTGGTTTTGAAGTGCTTGCCAAGGTATTGGGGCCAGAACGCGGGCCGATCCAGCAGGCGCTTGATTTTGGCGCAGATGCCGTTGTTATCCCGCACATTCTCAGCAAGGCCCATGCAGAGGAAATTTGTGCTTTTGCTAAGTTCCCTCCGCTGGGTGATCGCAGTTTTGCCGGGGGGCGGACGTCCTCTTACACCGGTTTTACCGACGAATGGGTGGCCACGCAGGATAGTAAAACCCGGTGCTATCCCATGATTGAAGATCATGGTGCGATTGAAGAAATCGAAGGCATTTTGTCCTTGCCTACAGTTGACGGCGTTTTTGTCGGACCGTCTGACTTGTCACTGCGTCGGGACCGCGGGGCTTATGCACGAAAGCCGGGCGATTTTGAAGATCTCGCAAAAGTTGCCGCTGCGGCAAAGGCCAGTGGCAAGGTTTGGGCATTGCCTGCATGGAGCCCCGAGGAAAAGGCATTCGCCCATGAAAATGGTGCTGCTTATTCCGTTCTGATCATGGAGCATGGTGCCCTTTTCCACGGCTTGAAAACGGCAATGAACGATATGAACGAGATAGCGAAAAAATGA
- a CDS encoding sugar ABC transporter ATP-binding protein produces MSENFIELRNVRKEFAGVVALNDLSLTIRKGEIHCLAGENGSGKSTLIKVMSGVYQPDAGEVHIDGNKVENLSPMASIEHGVQVIYQDFSLFGNLTVAENLAMNVQLREQRQILNWHKVREIAKEAVNRLGVDLDLDKDVEKLSTAGKQLVAIARALMSDARLIIMDEPTTALTGKEIETLFRIVKDIQSRGIAILFVSHKMREMLEISEHITVIRNGQKVADGPTSEFDEALITRHMTGSDIVSEPYIWNREKYGVMPPRVETKDLSSGSDLDKINLSIKPGEIVGVSGLLGSGRTELALALFGMMPGYAGSISINGQETTLDTPQDAIRAGVAYVPEDRLSEGLFLTQGIDRNMLSTSYEKLAPGLLIDQNKAEEWVENMIRDMQIATPTGKKLVKELSGGNQQRVVIARWLLTNAKFLILNGPTVGVDVGSKAEIHRIIRELAQKEGLAVLMISDDVPELVHNCNRIVLMHRGAFVEEMASVDTSEDQISDKLKNLT; encoded by the coding sequence ATGTCTGAAAATTTTATTGAATTGCGAAACGTCCGCAAGGAATTTGCCGGCGTTGTTGCGCTTAACGATCTATCTCTGACGATCCGAAAAGGCGAAATCCACTGCCTGGCCGGCGAAAACGGTTCGGGTAAATCTACCCTGATCAAGGTGATGTCTGGTGTTTATCAGCCAGATGCCGGCGAGGTTCATATTGATGGCAACAAGGTTGAGAATCTCTCGCCGATGGCCTCCATCGAGCATGGGGTGCAGGTGATCTATCAGGACTTTTCCCTGTTTGGAAACCTGACCGTGGCCGAAAATCTTGCCATGAATGTGCAGCTACGCGAACAGCGCCAAATTCTGAATTGGCATAAAGTTCGTGAAATTGCCAAGGAAGCGGTCAATCGCCTTGGGGTTGATCTGGACCTGGATAAGGATGTTGAAAAGCTTTCGACTGCTGGCAAGCAGCTGGTGGCGATTGCCCGTGCGTTGATGTCTGATGCCCGTCTGATCATCATGGACGAGCCGACAACCGCGCTTACCGGCAAGGAAATTGAAACACTTTTTCGCATCGTCAAGGATATCCAGTCGCGCGGGATTGCCATTTTGTTTGTCAGTCACAAAATGCGCGAAATGCTGGAAATCAGCGAACATATTACCGTGATCCGGAATGGTCAGAAGGTTGCTGATGGCCCGACCAGCGAATTTGACGAGGCCCTGATTACCCGTCATATGACCGGATCGGATATTGTTTCCGAACCCTATATCTGGAACCGCGAAAAATACGGCGTGATGCCGCCGCGCGTTGAAACCAAAGATCTGTCATCGGGCAGTGACCTGGACAAAATTAACCTGTCGATCAAGCCGGGCGAAATTGTGGGTGTGTCGGGGCTTTTGGGCTCCGGGCGGACGGAACTGGCCCTTGCCTTGTTTGGCATGATGCCGGGCTATGCCGGAAGCATTTCGATCAATGGTCAGGAAACCACGCTCGATACGCCGCAGGATGCGATCAGGGCCGGGGTGGCCTATGTCCCGGAAGACCGCCTGAGCGAAGGGCTGTTTTTAACCCAGGGTATTGACCGCAACATGCTGTCAACCAGCTATGAAAAGCTGGCGCCGGGCCTGTTGATTGATCAGAATAAAGCCGAAGAATGGGTTGAAAACATGATCCGCGATATGCAGATCGCAACCCCGACCGGCAAAAAGCTGGTCAAGGAGCTTTCGGGCGGTAACCAGCAGCGTGTTGTGATTGCCCGCTGGCTTCTGACCAATGCCAAATTCCTGATCCTGAACGGTCCGACTGTCGGGGTGGATGTGGGCTCAAAGGCCGAAATTCACCGTATCATTCGCGAACTGGCCCAAAAGGAAGGGCTGGCCGTGCTGATGATTTCCGATGACGTGCCGGAACTGGTCCATAATTGTAACCGTATTGTCCTGATGCACCGTGGGGCCTTTGTCGAGGAAATGGCGTCTGTCGATACCTCCGAAGACCAGATCAGTGACAAGCTCAAGAACTTAACGTAA
- a CDS encoding GntR family transcriptional regulator: MTQAARKTKNTDDGPKRPAKELVYDYVRARILNGEWRGGDFIEEKIVSEAVGVSRTPVREALHRLQGDHYISLTPRRGAVVRQITAQELIEVYESRRLIEAHAMQRICQEKLPIPGILHELYDKMCVTSKSQDFVQRAEYDQEFHRNIVATINNAVLVELYGSLQVRQQRVAIAAMRVQPARAEIIDQEHKDLIIALENFDEAAAINIITRHLRPVLDVVSRLPV, from the coding sequence ATGACGCAAGCTGCCCGCAAAACAAAAAACACGGATGATGGTCCCAAAAGACCAGCCAAGGAACTTGTCTATGACTATGTTCGGGCAAGGATTTTAAATGGCGAATGGCGCGGCGGTGATTTTATCGAAGAAAAAATCGTTTCCGAAGCTGTGGGTGTATCGCGGACCCCGGTCCGCGAGGCTCTGCACCGCCTGCAAGGCGACCATTATATCAGTCTGACGCCAAGGCGTGGTGCGGTTGTACGGCAAATCACGGCACAGGAACTTATTGAAGTTTATGAAAGTCGACGCCTGATTGAAGCGCATGCCATGCAGCGAATTTGCCAGGAAAAGCTACCAATTCCGGGTATTTTGCACGAATTATATGATAAAATGTGCGTCACCAGCAAAAGCCAGGATTTCGTCCAGCGTGCGGAATATGATCAGGAATTTCACCGCAACATCGTGGCGACGATCAACAATGCGGTTCTTGTTGAATTGTACGGGTCCCTGCAAGTCCGCCAGCAACGTGTCGCCATTGCAGCAATGCGCGTTCAACCTGCACGGGCTGAAATCATTGATCAGGAACACAAAGACCTGATTATAGCGCTGGAAAATTTTGACGAAGCAGCTGCCATCAACATTATTACGCGCCATTTACGGCCGGTCCTTGATGTCGTCTCCCGCCTGCCGGTTTAA
- a CDS encoding autoinducer 2 ABC transporter substrate-binding protein: MNKLLSSLVVAGSLLAGAAHADEAVKTPDIIQKFTSEATGKEYSIATVVKVDGIAWFDRMREGVKQFGEDTGHDTWMVGPSAADAAAQVQLVENLIAQGVDAINIVPFSVEAVEPVLKKARDRGIVVIAHEASNLKNADYILEAFDNKAYGANLMQVLGKAMGGKGKYVATVGSLTSKSQNEWIDGAIAYQKEHFPEMELATKRLETYDDANTDYTKLKETLTTYPDLAGIVGGPMPTSAGAGRLIAERGLQGKLHFAGTGLVSVAGEYLAKGDIDYIQFWDPAVAGYAMNMLAVMALDGKGDQIKAGLDLGLPGYTDLSTPEGSNVNLVYGQGWVGVTKENMDKYNF, encoded by the coding sequence ATGAACAAGCTTTTATCATCGCTTGTTGTCGCTGGGTCCCTGCTTGCAGGTGCCGCTCATGCGGACGAAGCGGTTAAAACGCCGGATATTATCCAGAAATTCACATCCGAAGCGACAGGCAAGGAATATTCCATTGCCACCGTGGTCAAGGTTGATGGCATCGCCTGGTTTGACCGCATGCGCGAAGGTGTTAAGCAGTTTGGCGAAGATACCGGTCATGACACCTGGATGGTCGGGCCGAGTGCTGCAGACGCCGCCGCCCAGGTACAGTTGGTTGAAAACCTGATTGCACAGGGCGTTGATGCGATTAACATCGTGCCGTTCTCGGTTGAAGCCGTTGAACCGGTCCTGAAAAAGGCCCGTGACCGTGGGATCGTTGTGATCGCACACGAAGCCTCGAACCTGAAAAATGCCGATTACATCCTCGAAGCCTTTGATAACAAGGCTTATGGTGCAAATCTGATGCAGGTTCTGGGCAAGGCGATGGGCGGCAAAGGCAAATATGTTGCCACCGTCGGCAGCCTGACCTCCAAATCCCAGAATGAATGGATTGATGGTGCGATTGCGTACCAGAAAGAGCATTTCCCGGAAATGGAACTGGCGACCAAACGTCTTGAAACCTATGACGATGCCAACACCGATTACACCAAGCTTAAAGAAACCCTGACCACCTACCCGGATCTTGCGGGTATTGTTGGTGGCCCGATGCCGACATCAGCCGGTGCTGGCCGTCTGATCGCGGAACGCGGTTTGCAGGGTAAGCTGCATTTTGCCGGTACCGGTCTGGTGTCGGTTGCAGGTGAGTATTTGGCCAAGGGTGACATTGATTACATCCAGTTCTGGGACCCGGCTGTTGCGGGTTATGCCATGAACATGCTGGCTGTGATGGCACTGGACGGCAAGGGTGATCAGATCAAGGCTGGTCTGGACCTTGGCCTGCCGGGTTATACCGATCTCAGCACCCCGGAAGGCAGCAATGTCAACCTGGTTTATGGCCAGGGCTGGGTCGGTGTGACCAAGGAAAACATGGACAAGTATAACTTCTGA
- a CDS encoding carbon-nitrogen hydrolase family protein, with protein MRVAICQLNSQDNKEQNLMTAEKLVREAAADKADLVALPEYTDYQGPKEGALAAAEPENGPTTQRFSALAAELGINILLGSIRIQTEDAARCNNRSFLFGRDGKVVAQYNKLHLYDVDLPGRITYRESDTVMPGQEVVLGDIDGHKAGLSVCYDVRFPELFRLQALAGAKILFVPAAFALYTGRDHWDVLLRARAIENQCFVIAPGQFGPYPPAGACNGRSIIIDPWGNVLTRMADKVGYTIADLDFSMQTKTREELPSLSNRRADIYDLKTA; from the coding sequence ATGCGTGTTGCGATCTGCCAATTGAATTCCCAGGACAATAAAGAACAGAACCTCATGACGGCTGAAAAGCTGGTGCGCGAGGCGGCGGCAGATAAGGCTGACTTGGTGGCTTTGCCCGAATACACCGATTACCAAGGCCCGAAAGAAGGTGCCCTGGCAGCAGCCGAGCCTGAAAATGGCCCAACCACCCAGCGTTTTTCGGCATTGGCGGCCGAATTGGGCATCAATATCCTGCTGGGATCGATCCGTATTCAGACCGAGGATGCTGCTCGCTGTAATAATCGCAGCTTCCTGTTTGGCCGCGACGGCAAAGTGGTTGCGCAATATAACAAGCTGCATCTTTATGATGTGGACCTGCCTGGGCGCATCACCTATCGCGAGTCAGATACCGTAATGCCGGGCCAGGAAGTGGTGCTGGGTGACATTGATGGTCATAAGGCGGGCTTGTCGGTTTGTTACGATGTTCGCTTCCCGGAACTGTTTCGTTTGCAGGCCCTGGCGGGCGCAAAAATCCTGTTCGTGCCCGCAGCGTTTGCCCTTTATACCGGGCGCGATCATTGGGATGTGTTGTTGCGCGCCCGTGCCATTGAAAACCAGTGTTTTGTCATAGCACCGGGGCAGTTTGGTCCTTATCCGCCGGCAGGGGCGTGCAATGGTCGCAGCATCATTATCGATCCGTGGGGCAACGTTCTGACCCGCATGGCCGATAAGGTTGGCTATACCATCGCGGATCTTGATTTCTCGATGCAGACCAAAACCCGCGAGGAATTGCCATCCTTAAGCAACCGCCGCGCCGACATTTATGATTTGAAAACAGCGTAA